A window of Paremcibacter congregatus contains these coding sequences:
- a CDS encoding acyltransferase family protein produces MFLSHIHNFRALAIIGIICTHSLDAFQWNDNPEVFRLFKSVVDGSSLLFTFISGFLFQYLSKNFEKEKYWKNKVKNVISPYFFMSIPALYYFTQIEIQDSVEASFYALPTYQQILYFLGTGRHMAPYWFVPAVTIFFILGPFLVWAEREGTIYKLMPLFIVISFFHGKGGQLGPLSHAIYMFSIYLAGMYFARHHDRLIITISKYHLILLAATILFSLGQIIYYEEYRNYFMYLHKLVICPLLIYYLYQTRELFGHTLTKIGHFSFGIFFIHAYILPLLKRIYVKFTDHIEMPEGDIISSVGLTLFVLIICVLIVSLSNKVGKKYSKLVIGS; encoded by the coding sequence ATGTTTTTATCACACATACATAACTTTCGCGCCCTAGCTATAATAGGAATAATATGTACACATAGTCTGGATGCTTTTCAGTGGAATGATAATCCCGAAGTGTTTAGGCTTTTTAAGTCTGTTGTTGACGGATCATCGTTACTGTTCACTTTTATTTCTGGTTTTTTATTCCAATATCTCAGCAAAAATTTTGAAAAAGAGAAATATTGGAAAAACAAGGTGAAGAATGTCATTTCACCTTATTTCTTTATGTCTATACCGGCCTTGTATTATTTTACGCAAATAGAAATACAAGACTCTGTTGAAGCAAGCTTCTATGCTCTGCCTACCTATCAACAAATCTTATACTTCCTTGGTACAGGGCGGCATATGGCGCCCTATTGGTTCGTCCCCGCAGTAACAATATTTTTTATTCTTGGCCCCTTTCTTGTGTGGGCTGAAAGAGAAGGCACAATATATAAGCTGATGCCACTTTTTATTGTTATATCTTTTTTTCATGGAAAAGGAGGACAATTGGGTCCGCTTAGTCATGCAATATATATGTTTTCCATATATTTAGCAGGTATGTATTTTGCGCGTCATCATGATAGGCTGATCATTACAATCTCGAAGTATCACCTCATACTTCTGGCAGCCACTATACTCTTCTCATTAGGGCAAATCATCTACTATGAAGAATATAGAAACTACTTCATGTATTTACACAAACTTGTCATATGCCCTCTTTTGATATATTACCTCTATCAGACAAGAGAGTTGTTCGGGCATACATTGACGAAGATTGGTCATTTTAGTTTTGGAATTTTCTTCATACATGCATATATTCTTCCCCTACTTAAAAGAATATATGTAAAATTTACTGACCATATTGAAATGCCAGAAGGAGACATTATCTCTTCTGTAGGACTAACACTATTTGTTTTGATCATATGTGTATTAATTGTTTCTTTATCGAATAAAGTAGGTAAAAAATACAGTAAATTAGTAATAGGATCATAA